Proteins from a genomic interval of Ramlibacter algicola:
- a CDS encoding GNAT family N-acetyltransferase codes for MADAFPTLTTGRLTLREITDDDAPELLRIHGNADHMRWFGVDPMPDLEAARDLIRRFAAWRDQPNPGTRWGMQLHGEPGLIGTCSLFSWHRQWRKCATGYEIAPEHANRGLMREALTCILGWGFAHMDDLNRVEAQVHPDNTASLRLLGKLGFVEEGRLREVGYWGGRHHDLLQLALLRRDWRGVA; via the coding sequence ATGGCTGACGCATTCCCCACCCTCACGACTGGGCGGCTCACGCTGCGCGAGATCACCGACGACGACGCGCCGGAGCTGCTGCGCATCCACGGCAATGCCGACCACATGCGCTGGTTCGGTGTCGACCCGATGCCGGACCTGGAAGCCGCGCGCGACCTGATCCGCCGCTTCGCTGCCTGGCGCGACCAGCCGAATCCCGGCACGCGCTGGGGCATGCAGTTGCACGGCGAGCCAGGGCTGATCGGCACGTGCAGCCTGTTTTCCTGGCACCGCCAGTGGCGCAAATGCGCGACTGGCTACGAGATCGCGCCGGAGCACGCCAACCGCGGGCTGATGCGCGAGGCGCTCACCTGCATCCTCGGCTGGGGCTTCGCGCACATGGACGACCTGAACCGCGTCGAGGCGCAAGTGCATCCCGACAACACCGCGTCGTTGCGGCTGCTGGGAAAGCTGGGTTTCGTGGAGGAGGGGCGGTTGCGCGAAGTGGGCTACTGGGGCGGGCGCCACCACGACCTGCTGCAACTGGCACTGCTGCGCAGGGACTGGCGCGGCGTCGCCTGA
- a CDS encoding family 1 glycosylhydrolase, whose product MTTTTNALELWGGYECTVNRVGDAFHDQTLLGGHQDRIGDLELFAGLGLKSLRYPALWERMAPSPGGECDFQWTDERLPELRRLGINPILTLCHHGSGPAHTSLLEDSFATGLAQHAAAVAERYPWVRDYTPVNEPLTTARFSALYGFWYPHARDERLCWIALLNEIDATRLAMREIRRVNPEARLVQTDDLGYCHATPPLQEDADFQNERRWLGWDLLCGRVVPGHALWDRLCAHGLEGRLRRIAGDPCPPDVVGINHYLSSERLVDHRIERYGHRSIADRAVGSYKGVPLVDVDAIRHRDEGVVGLPNLLRQAWDRYRLPVAVTECHNGATRDEQVRWFVEVWRSAQQLRDEGVDLRAVTAWALLGSYDWNRMVTHFVGHYEPGVFDVRDGNARPTRMATVLQDLAAGRDPAAPALEVPGWWRRPSRLVHAAHTTQPCFERTLDDPGEGAPLLLVGDDGPLSHLAVRACEVRGLPYVRCGEDLRAALDRVRRWAVLDARDREGLAGPKRRAAACPHGPRTSVARVCAEAGVPCALFTSAFGPGLAAEGLSLPGVLVARTGPVYVPWDGGARAVRLLEALEGGGPVYASAHAWHEVYGPDLLDGMLDLLLDGASGAYNFFPAEGWTEAEWVDRMAHVAECDTTRLHMAAAPAEAPPAYPGGWTVSYLPRSDTTLERFVREARLARREGEAAIERKDDDVRLEDATGS is encoded by the coding sequence AGGACCGGATCGGCGACCTCGAGCTGTTCGCAGGGCTCGGCCTGAAGTCACTCCGCTACCCGGCGCTGTGGGAACGCATGGCGCCATCACCTGGTGGTGAGTGCGATTTCCAATGGACCGACGAACGCCTGCCCGAGTTGCGCCGCCTGGGCATCAACCCGATCCTCACGTTGTGCCACCACGGCAGCGGGCCGGCGCACACGAGCCTGCTCGAAGACAGCTTCGCGACCGGCCTGGCGCAGCACGCGGCGGCCGTCGCGGAGCGCTATCCCTGGGTGCGCGACTACACGCCCGTCAACGAGCCCTTGACGACCGCGCGTTTCTCCGCGCTCTATGGCTTCTGGTATCCGCATGCGCGGGACGAGCGCCTGTGCTGGATCGCGCTGCTCAATGAAATCGATGCGACGCGCCTTGCGATGCGCGAGATCCGCCGCGTGAATCCCGAGGCGCGCCTGGTGCAGACCGACGACCTTGGCTACTGCCACGCCACGCCGCCTTTGCAGGAGGACGCCGACTTCCAGAACGAGCGCCGCTGGCTCGGATGGGACCTGCTGTGCGGCCGCGTGGTGCCGGGGCACGCGTTGTGGGACCGCCTGTGCGCGCACGGCCTGGAAGGCCGCCTGCGCCGCATCGCCGGCGACCCATGCCCGCCCGACGTCGTCGGCATCAACCACTATCTCTCGAGCGAGCGTCTCGTGGACCACCGCATCGAGCGGTACGGCCACCGCTCGATCGCAGACCGCGCCGTCGGAAGCTACAAGGGCGTGCCGTTGGTCGACGTCGACGCGATCCGCCATCGCGATGAGGGCGTGGTCGGCTTGCCCAACCTGCTGCGCCAGGCGTGGGACCGCTATCGCCTGCCGGTGGCCGTCACCGAATGCCACAACGGCGCCACGCGCGACGAGCAGGTGCGGTGGTTCGTCGAGGTGTGGCGCTCCGCGCAGCAGTTGCGCGACGAAGGCGTCGACCTGCGCGCGGTCACCGCATGGGCGCTGCTCGGCTCGTACGACTGGAACCGCATGGTCACGCACTTCGTCGGCCACTACGAGCCGGGCGTGTTCGACGTGCGCGATGGCAACGCGCGGCCGACGCGCATGGCCACCGTGCTGCAGGACCTCGCCGCGGGTCGCGACCCTGCCGCGCCGGCGCTCGAAGTGCCGGGCTGGTGGCGCCGCCCGAGCCGGCTGGTGCACGCGGCGCACACGACGCAGCCTTGCTTCGAACGCACGCTGGACGACCCGGGCGAGGGCGCGCCGCTGCTGCTGGTGGGCGACGACGGACCGCTGTCGCACCTGGCCGTGCGCGCCTGCGAAGTGCGTGGGCTGCCCTACGTGCGGTGCGGCGAGGACCTGCGCGCCGCGCTCGATCGCGTGCGCCGGTGGGCCGTGCTCGATGCACGCGATCGCGAAGGCTTGGCGGGACCGAAGCGGCGCGCTGCCGCGTGCCCGCACGGGCCGCGCACGTCCGTCGCGCGCGTGTGCGCCGAAGCGGGCGTGCCATGCGCGCTGTTCACGTCGGCATTCGGCCCGGGCCTGGCGGCCGAAGGGCTATCGCTGCCGGGCGTGCTCGTCGCGCGCACAGGGCCGGTCTACGTGCCGTGGGACGGCGGCGCGCGCGCGGTGCGCCTGCTGGAGGCGCTGGAAGGGGGCGGGCCGGTGTACGCGTCGGCGCATGCCTGGCACGAGGTCTACGGGCCGGACCTGCTGGACGGCATGCTCGACCTGCTGCTCGACGGTGCGAGTGGCGCGTACAACTTCTTTCCCGCCGAGGGCTGGACCGAAGCCGAGTGGGTCGACCGCATGGCGCACGTGGCCGAATGCGACACGACGCGCCTGCACATGGCCGCTGCACCGGCGGAAGCGCCTCCCGCCTACCCCGGTGGCTGGACCGTGTCGTACCTGCCGCGGTCGGACACCACGCTCGAGCGCTTCGTGCGCGAAGCGCGGCTGGCGCGCCGCGAGGGCGAGGCCGCGATCGAGCGCAAGGACGACGACGTGCGGCTGGAAGACGCGACCGGCAGCTGA
- a CDS encoding Bug family tripartite tricarboxylate transporter substrate binding protein, which yields MHRRALIAAALAVAAASPALHAQDKWPSKPITYIVPFGPGGTTDILARLVTQKAANGLGATFVIENKPGAGGSNGSDLTAKAAPDGYTIQGGTISSHAINASLYSKLPYDPIRDFKPITMIGSMPNVLVVRADSPYKSLQDVMAAAKSKPGSINYASSGNGTSQHLSGVFFEQLTGGKMVHVPYKSSAESLNALLSGQGADVIFENLAPALPHIKAGKLRALGVTSDKRSPSLPDVPAIGETLPGFSIVSWQAIFAPAGVPQPIVDRLAAEMIKAVKDPDITAKLVAQGIDPGGQTPAEMAAFQKAELEKWARVIKAGNIKAD from the coding sequence ATGCACCGCCGCGCCCTGATCGCCGCCGCCCTCGCCGTGGCCGCTGCCTCCCCTGCCCTGCACGCGCAGGACAAGTGGCCGTCCAAGCCCATCACGTACATCGTGCCGTTCGGCCCCGGCGGCACGACGGACATCCTCGCAAGGCTGGTGACGCAGAAGGCGGCCAACGGCCTTGGCGCCACGTTCGTGATCGAGAACAAGCCGGGCGCCGGCGGCAGCAACGGCAGCGACCTCACCGCCAAGGCCGCGCCCGACGGCTACACGATCCAGGGCGGCACGATCAGCTCGCACGCGATCAACGCCAGCCTCTACAGCAAGCTGCCGTACGACCCGATCCGTGACTTCAAGCCCATCACGATGATCGGCTCCATGCCCAACGTGCTGGTCGTGCGCGCGGACAGCCCGTACAAGTCGCTGCAGGACGTGATGGCCGCGGCGAAGTCCAAGCCCGGCTCGATCAACTACGCGTCGTCCGGCAACGGCACGTCGCAGCACCTGTCGGGCGTGTTCTTCGAGCAGCTCACCGGCGGCAAGATGGTCCACGTGCCCTACAAGAGCAGCGCCGAGTCGCTCAACGCGCTGCTGTCCGGCCAGGGTGCGGACGTGATCTTCGAGAACCTCGCGCCCGCGCTGCCGCACATCAAGGCCGGCAAGCTGCGCGCGCTGGGCGTCACGAGCGACAAGCGATCACCCTCGCTGCCCGACGTGCCCGCCATCGGCGAGACCCTGCCCGGCTTCTCGATCGTGTCCTGGCAGGCGATCTTCGCGCCGGCCGGCGTGCCGCAGCCCATCGTCGACCGGCTCGCCGCCGAAATGATCAAGGCGGTGAAGGACCCCGACATCACGGCCAAGCTGGTGGCGCAAGGCATCGACCCGGGCGGCCAGACCCCGGCGGAGATGGCGGCGTTCCAGAAGGCGGAGCTCGAGAAGTGGGCCCGCGTGATCAAGGCCGGGAACATCAAGGCCGACTGA
- a CDS encoding carbon-nitrogen hydrolase family protein — MTHRIAIGQVGMHWTTRENMASIAQALRLAQAQGAALCAFSELAITGFHRQIAREAVPEIVAPAVDELRRDCARLGVGAAVGAPTFAEGGARFISHLLVDERGDIAATVSKQGLTGPEATFFQRGSSRPVGRVQGLRCSAVICREVEDLEQVSQDLPHGSVDLVFVPGALRQDPDKPRTDPPEYVRRIQRLARATGAYVVQTNWPNALNRPEDSVDGGESTVASPEGEVLFRLPRQASGVAVFTLGESRFDWHPQ; from the coding sequence ATGACGCACCGCATCGCGATCGGCCAGGTCGGCATGCACTGGACCACGCGCGAGAACATGGCGTCGATCGCGCAGGCGCTGCGGTTGGCGCAGGCGCAAGGCGCCGCGCTCTGCGCGTTTTCCGAACTGGCCATCACCGGCTTCCATCGGCAGATCGCACGCGAGGCGGTGCCGGAGATCGTCGCCCCGGCGGTCGATGAACTGCGCCGAGATTGCGCGCGCCTCGGCGTCGGCGCGGCGGTCGGTGCGCCGACGTTCGCGGAGGGCGGCGCCAGGTTCATCTCGCACCTGCTGGTCGACGAGCGCGGCGACATCGCGGCGACCGTGTCCAAGCAGGGGCTGACCGGACCCGAGGCCACGTTCTTCCAGCGCGGGTCCTCGCGTCCCGTCGGGCGAGTGCAAGGGCTGCGCTGTTCGGCCGTGATCTGCCGCGAAGTCGAAGACCTCGAACAGGTGTCGCAGGACCTGCCGCACGGCAGCGTCGACTTGGTGTTCGTGCCGGGCGCGCTGCGGCAGGACCCCGACAAGCCGCGCACCGACCCGCCCGAGTACGTTCGCCGGATCCAGCGCCTGGCGCGCGCGACCGGCGCGTACGTCGTGCAGACCAACTGGCCGAACGCGCTGAACCGCCCGGAGGACAGCGTCGACGGCGGCGAGAGCACCGTGGCGAGCCCGGAAGGAGAGGTCCTGTTCCGGCTGCCGCGGCAGGCATCGGGCGTGGCGGTGTTCACGCTGGGCGAGTCGCGCTTCGACTGGCATCCGCAGTGA
- a CDS encoding glycosyl hydrolase family 8, whose product MRRRLFISSGSAVGVSAVLAACGGGGGGGSQAAAGESSVSSAVVPTPASAGAAIPPAAVSGPNRYPFGARLEAYRAGVMPNNVSNASMDETIKRSYDAWKAIAVVDVPTVSGGKAIRFGNSPDALAVSEGMGYGMLITVLMAGHDPQARAIFDGLLTTVRARPAYSIPHPVASKYLMDWKLTIDGSSSSSAGGGYNAMDGDLDIAMALLMADRQWGSDTGSWNYKQEGINTIEGMKAYNFMADGTSKGLATPDVSRTSDYMIGHFRAFAKATGDSWWSTTVIDRCYSLIDRMQTVFSPGVGMMPDFIVATDTAAPIPSPGFRGDFVDTEMHYFANAQRNPWRWGTDYVLSGDARWKNVLDKMMVFFERDTGGDPAKTATGYTLAGNAVSRPYPVWTPKGVVGPQLCGAMIGGEHQSYLNALWTYNAENFSTTYYDAELQLLPMIVASGNWWNP is encoded by the coding sequence ATGCGACGACGACTCTTCATTTCTTCCGGCTCTGCAGTTGGGGTCAGTGCTGTGCTGGCAGCTTGCGGCGGTGGGGGCGGCGGTGGCTCCCAGGCGGCAGCCGGCGAGAGCAGTGTCTCCAGCGCCGTCGTCCCGACGCCGGCTTCCGCGGGTGCGGCGATCCCCCCGGCCGCCGTCTCCGGCCCGAACCGCTACCCGTTCGGCGCCCGCCTGGAGGCGTACCGCGCCGGCGTGATGCCGAACAACGTCTCCAACGCCAGCATGGACGAGACGATCAAGCGCAGCTACGACGCCTGGAAGGCGATCGCGGTGGTCGACGTGCCGACCGTCAGCGGCGGCAAGGCCATCCGCTTCGGCAACAGCCCGGACGCCCTGGCCGTGTCCGAAGGCATGGGCTACGGCATGCTGATCACCGTGCTGATGGCGGGCCACGACCCGCAGGCACGCGCCATCTTCGACGGCCTGCTGACCACGGTGCGTGCGCGCCCCGCGTACAGCATCCCGCACCCGGTCGCGTCCAAGTACCTGATGGACTGGAAGCTCACGATCGACGGCTCGTCATCGTCGTCGGCCGGCGGTGGCTACAACGCCATGGACGGCGACCTCGACATCGCGATGGCGCTGCTGATGGCCGACCGCCAGTGGGGCTCGGACACGGGCAGCTGGAACTACAAGCAGGAAGGCATCAACACGATCGAGGGCATGAAGGCGTACAACTTCATGGCCGACGGCACCTCCAAGGGCCTCGCGACGCCCGACGTGAGCCGCACCTCCGACTACATGATCGGCCACTTCCGCGCCTTCGCGAAGGCGACCGGCGACTCCTGGTGGAGCACCACGGTGATCGACCGCTGCTACTCGCTGATCGACCGCATGCAGACGGTGTTCTCGCCGGGCGTGGGCATGATGCCGGACTTCATCGTCGCGACCGACACGGCCGCGCCGATCCCGTCGCCGGGCTTCCGCGGTGACTTCGTCGACACCGAGATGCACTACTTCGCCAACGCGCAGCGCAACCCGTGGCGCTGGGGCACCGACTACGTGCTGTCGGGCGACGCGCGCTGGAAGAACGTGCTGGACAAGATGATGGTGTTCTTCGAGCGCGACACCGGCGGTGACCCGGCCAAGACGGCGACCGGCTACACGCTGGCGGGCAACGCGGTCTCGCGCCCGTACCCGGTTTGGACGCCCAAGGGCGTGGTCGGCCCGCAGCTGTGCGGTGCCATGATCGGCGGCGAGCACCAGTCGTACCTGAACGCGCTGTGGACGTACAACGCCGAGAACTTCAGCACCACCTACTACGACGCCGAGCTGCAGCTGCTGCCGATGATCGTGGCGTCGGGCAACTGGTGGAACCCGTAA
- a CDS encoding sensor histidine kinase — protein MTPEPTSSPGNIEDRLQLLVEAVVDYGIFVLDPQGLIVTWNSGAQKLKGWTRSEILGRHFSIFYPPEAVASGWPQEELRRATRDGRFEDEGWRLRKDGSRFWANVVITALRDPATHELTGFAKVTRDLTERRAHEEALRASEERFRLLVDSVEDHAIFMLDRGGLVQSWNKAAETILGYPASTIMGRHLGLVVPDADREAGHPQATLDGATRHGRIEEEGWRVRHDGSRFWAKSVTTAVYGRSGELLGFAVVLQDKSQQKRLEDLERSSRRMSEFIAMLAHELRNPLAPIRNAVTLMQLDKQLPDRHARVRDIIDRQLTQLTRLVDDLLDVSRLTTGKITLRPERVSLAEVVRHSIETVRPQIDARGHELTVSLPADEELVVEGDPTRLAQVVQNMLVNAAKYTPEGGRVQVRARRCGSEAEVEVQDNGRGIDAQDLERIFELFAQAETSGLPQAGVDGGLGVGLALSRALVRMHRGKLGARSDGPGRGSTFSMRLPLASR, from the coding sequence TTGACCCCCGAACCCACCTCCTCCCCCGGCAACATCGAAGACCGCCTGCAACTGCTGGTGGAAGCTGTCGTCGACTACGGAATCTTCGTGCTCGACCCCCAGGGACTGATCGTCACCTGGAACAGCGGCGCGCAGAAGCTCAAGGGCTGGACGCGCAGCGAGATCCTCGGCCGCCACTTCTCCATCTTCTATCCACCCGAGGCCGTGGCTTCGGGCTGGCCGCAGGAAGAGCTGCGCCGCGCGACGCGCGACGGCCGCTTCGAGGACGAGGGCTGGCGGCTGCGCAAGGACGGCAGCCGCTTCTGGGCCAACGTCGTGATCACGGCGCTGCGCGATCCCGCTACCCACGAACTCACCGGCTTCGCCAAGGTCACGCGCGACCTCACCGAGCGCCGCGCGCACGAGGAAGCGCTGCGCGCGAGCGAGGAGCGCTTCCGGCTGCTGGTGGACAGCGTCGAGGACCACGCGATCTTCATGCTCGACCGCGGTGGCCTCGTGCAGAGCTGGAACAAGGCCGCCGAGACCATCCTGGGCTACCCGGCCAGCACCATCATGGGCCGGCATCTCGGGCTGGTGGTTCCCGACGCCGATCGCGAAGCCGGGCATCCGCAGGCGACGCTCGACGGCGCGACGCGGCACGGCCGCATCGAGGAGGAAGGCTGGCGCGTGCGCCACGACGGCAGCCGCTTCTGGGCCAAGTCGGTCACCACCGCGGTGTACGGCCGCAGCGGCGAGCTGCTGGGCTTCGCGGTCGTGCTGCAGGACAAGTCGCAGCAGAAGCGGCTGGAAGACCTCGAGCGATCGAGCCGGCGCATGAGCGAGTTCATCGCGATGCTCGCGCACGAACTGCGCAACCCGCTGGCGCCGATCCGCAATGCGGTCACGCTGATGCAGCTGGACAAGCAGTTGCCCGACCGGCACGCACGCGTCCGCGACATCATCGACCGCCAGCTGACGCAATTGACCCGGCTGGTGGACGACCTGCTCGACGTGTCGCGCCTGACGACCGGCAAGATCACGCTGCGTCCCGAGCGCGTGTCGCTGGCCGAGGTCGTGCGGCATTCGATCGAAACCGTGCGGCCGCAGATCGATGCGCGCGGACACGAGCTGACGGTATCGCTGCCTGCCGACGAGGAACTGGTGGTTGAAGGCGACCCCACGCGGCTGGCGCAGGTCGTGCAGAACATGCTCGTCAATGCGGCCAAGTACACGCCCGAGGGCGGCCGTGTCCAGGTCCGCGCGCGGCGCTGCGGCAGCGAGGCCGAGGTCGAAGTCCAGGACAACGGCCGCGGCATCGACGCCCAGGACCTCGAGCGCATCTTCGAACTCTTCGCGCAGGCCGAGACGTCCGGCTTGCCGCAAGCGGGCGTCGATGGAGGTCTTGGCGTCGGGCTCGCACTGTCGCGCGCGCTGGTGCGCATGCACCGCGGCAAGCTGGGCGCGCGCAGCGACGGCCCGGGCCGCGGGTCGACGTTCTCCATGCGCCTGCCGCTGGCGTCGCGCTGA
- a CDS encoding DNA topoisomerase IB, producing the protein MREDSEAARDVAADDFEETARSAGLRYVSDEDAGLTRVNKGDTFVYVKANGQPVTDERTLERIRKLAIPPAYTDVWICTRADGHLQATGRDAKGRKQYRYHPRFREVREETKYEHMMEFARALPDIRRAIAGHMALRGLPREKVLATVVHLLETTLIRVGNDDYVKENKSYGLTTLRNKHVAVEGAALRFEFKGKSGKTWKLQVKDRRVAKVVRACQELPGQRLFQYHDDDGELKEVTSADVNAYLREISGRDITAKDFRTWAGTVMAALALQEVEHAETQAAMKKNVKAAIERVAARLGNTPTICRKCYVHPEVLQAYAEGGLLLEIGKKVEGELQDGSLRPEESAVLTLLQARLERTLEGQLSDSLVALDGKAPAKGKARAAAHA; encoded by the coding sequence ATGCGCGAGGACAGCGAAGCCGCCCGCGACGTCGCGGCCGACGATTTCGAAGAGACCGCACGCTCCGCGGGGTTGCGTTACGTCTCCGACGAGGACGCCGGCCTCACGCGCGTGAACAAGGGCGACACTTTCGTGTACGTCAAGGCCAATGGCCAGCCCGTGACGGACGAGCGCACGCTGGAACGCATCCGCAAGCTCGCGATCCCCCCGGCCTACACCGACGTCTGGATCTGCACGCGCGCCGACGGCCACCTGCAGGCCACCGGCCGCGATGCGAAGGGGCGCAAGCAGTACCGCTACCACCCGCGCTTCCGCGAGGTGCGCGAGGAGACCAAGTACGAGCACATGATGGAGTTCGCTCGGGCGCTGCCGGACATCCGCCGCGCGATCGCCGGGCACATGGCCCTGCGCGGACTGCCGCGCGAGAAGGTGCTGGCCACCGTCGTGCACCTGCTGGAGACCACGCTCATCCGCGTGGGCAACGACGACTACGTGAAGGAGAACAAGAGCTACGGCCTCACGACGCTGCGCAACAAGCACGTCGCGGTGGAGGGTGCGGCGCTCAGGTTCGAGTTCAAGGGCAAGAGCGGCAAGACCTGGAAGCTGCAGGTGAAGGACCGCCGCGTCGCGAAGGTCGTGCGCGCCTGCCAGGAACTGCCGGGCCAGCGCCTGTTCCAGTACCACGACGACGATGGCGAGCTGAAGGAAGTCACCTCGGCCGACGTCAACGCGTACCTGCGCGAGATCTCCGGCCGCGACATCACGGCCAAGGACTTCCGCACCTGGGCCGGCACGGTGATGGCCGCGTTGGCGCTGCAGGAAGTCGAGCACGCGGAGACGCAGGCGGCGATGAAGAAGAACGTGAAAGCGGCGATCGAGCGCGTCGCGGCCCGGCTGGGCAACACGCCGACGATCTGCCGCAAGTGCTACGTGCACCCCGAGGTGCTGCAGGCCTACGCCGAAGGTGGCCTGCTGCTCGAGATCGGGAAAAAGGTCGAAGGCGAGTTGCAGGACGGCTCGCTGCGGCCGGAAGAAAGCGCGGTGCTCACGCTGCTGCAGGCGCGGCTGGAGCGCACGCTCGAAGGGCAGCTGTCGGACAGCCTCGTGGCGCTCGATGGGAAGGCACCCGCGAAAGGAAAGGCGAGAGCGGCCGCGCACGCGTGA
- a CDS encoding WD40/YVTN/BNR-like repeat-containing protein — translation MNQQVKKISPRVTVALAALWLAACGGGGGDDGVVAATPNVQPPAASGPTAAPTTAPTAAPTGAPTSAPTSAPTAAPTGAPTAAPTAAPTAAPTAAPTAAPTAAPTAAPTAAPTPAPTSAPAPMPAGWSTTTLAPEMWHRVAINDTGSVMLAGSIDGAGGSLRLSTNGGSTWTAQPIGQGNGAVGWIDMKASADGTRLAAVQFLGSMFISSNGGTSWTEVPGAGFAGQAYESVFMSSTGTRICAAIMDGAVYCSNNGGTSFTAATSGGAQLTGKFRALAGSTDGTTLYAGAGDGRMYKSTNGGATFAPLAVTVNGAAVNSGWYRMAASADGNTVVAAGNNQYAGPSTGIYISHDGGANWTLAYGEGLDFTSLSMSTTGNVILASASDSNGGRILMSTDGGATFSQVSNPPGGETNWRSVAINPSATRAIAATGTFLGVTGNVYRFSGSLGMP, via the coding sequence GTGAACCAGCAAGTGAAGAAGATTTCGCCCCGCGTCACGGTTGCGCTCGCTGCGCTGTGGCTTGCGGCCTGCGGCGGAGGTGGTGGCGACGATGGTGTCGTGGCCGCGACGCCCAATGTCCAGCCGCCCGCGGCATCCGGCCCGACCGCCGCGCCGACGACGGCGCCGACGGCTGCGCCGACGGGCGCGCCGACGTCGGCTCCGACGAGCGCCCCGACCGCCGCCCCCACGGGCGCGCCGACGGCCGCACCGACCGCTGCCCCCACGGCCGCGCCGACCGCAGCTCCGACGGCTGCACCGACCGCTGCGCCGACCGCTGCACCGACCGCTGCGCCGACGCCTGCGCCCACGTCCGCCCCGGCCCCGATGCCCGCCGGCTGGAGCACCACGACGCTCGCGCCGGAAATGTGGCACCGCGTCGCCATCAACGACACCGGCAGCGTCATGCTCGCCGGCTCGATCGACGGCGCCGGCGGCTCCCTGCGGCTTTCCACGAACGGCGGCAGCACCTGGACTGCGCAGCCGATCGGCCAGGGCAATGGCGCCGTCGGCTGGATCGACATGAAGGCGTCGGCGGACGGCACGCGCCTGGCGGCCGTGCAGTTCCTCGGCAGCATGTTCATCTCCAGCAACGGCGGCACCAGCTGGACCGAAGTGCCCGGCGCTGGCTTCGCGGGCCAAGCCTACGAGTCCGTGTTCATGTCCAGCACGGGCACGCGGATCTGCGCGGCCATCATGGACGGCGCGGTCTACTGCTCGAACAACGGCGGCACCTCGTTCACGGCGGCCACCAGCGGGGGCGCGCAGCTCACCGGCAAGTTCCGCGCCTTGGCGGGATCGACCGACGGCACGACCCTGTACGCCGGCGCAGGCGACGGCAGGATGTACAAGTCCACCAACGGCGGCGCGACCTTCGCTCCGCTCGCGGTCACTGTCAACGGTGCGGCGGTCAACAGCGGCTGGTACCGGATGGCAGCCTCGGCCGATGGCAACACGGTCGTGGCGGCTGGCAACAACCAGTACGCGGGCCCGTCGACCGGGATCTACATCTCGCACGATGGCGGCGCGAACTGGACGCTGGCTTACGGCGAGGGCCTGGACTTCACCAGCCTGAGCATGTCGACCACCGGCAACGTGATCCTCGCCTCGGCGTCAGATTCCAACGGCGGCCGGATCCTGATGTCCACGGACGGCGGCGCGACCTTCTCGCAAGTGTCGAACCCGCCGGGCGGGGAGACGAACTGGCGCTCGGTCGCGATCAATCCGTCCGCCACCCGAGCGATCGCCGCGACCGGCACCTTCCTGGGCGTCACCGGCAACGTGTACCGGTTCTCCGGCTCCCTGGGCATGCCGTAA
- a CDS encoding GNAT family N-acetyltransferase gives MPAIRDATTGDCRAVAEVHVASWRGAYAHLLPSAFLAGLSVDQREASWQSVLAEGHSQLLVAEAKGEIVGFSSFGASRDADAPAGRGELWALYVHPGAWCTGTGRALWQATRGRLQARDFTSASLWVLEGNQRGIAFYAKSGFAPDVGSGKEFDLGGTRLREVRMLANLLG, from the coding sequence GTGCCGGCGATTCGCGACGCCACCACCGGCGACTGCCGCGCGGTCGCCGAGGTGCACGTCGCGTCCTGGCGCGGCGCTTACGCGCACCTGCTGCCTTCCGCGTTCCTCGCCGGCCTGTCCGTGGACCAGCGCGAAGCGTCGTGGCAGTCGGTGCTGGCCGAAGGCCACTCGCAGTTGCTGGTCGCCGAAGCGAAGGGCGAGATCGTCGGCTTCTCGTCGTTCGGTGCCAGCCGCGATGCCGATGCACCGGCCGGCCGCGGCGAGTTGTGGGCGCTGTACGTGCATCCCGGTGCGTGGTGCACGGGCACCGGCCGTGCGCTGTGGCAAGCCACGCGCGGGCGGTTGCAGGCGCGCGACTTCACGAGCGCCAGCCTGTGGGTGCTGGAGGGCAACCAGCGCGGCATCGCCTTCTACGCCAAGTCCGGCTTCGCGCCGGACGTGGGCAGCGGGAAGGAATTCGACCTCGGGGGCACGCGCCTGCGCGAGGTGCGGATGCTCGCCAACCTGCTGGGCTAG
- a CDS encoding GNAT family N-acetyltransferase produces MADTPQTRRNDAQHRYEIHHEGRLAGHLAWRDRAGVLELVHTEIDPAFEGRGLAGQLVRFALDDARAAGRRIQPSCTYVAAWIQRHPEYQDLVAA; encoded by the coding sequence ATGGCCGACACACCGCAGACCCGGCGCAACGACGCGCAGCATCGCTACGAAATCCACCACGAAGGCCGGCTTGCCGGCCATCTCGCCTGGCGCGACCGCGCCGGAGTGCTGGAGCTCGTGCACACCGAGATCGATCCCGCCTTCGAAGGCCGCGGCCTCGCGGGGCAGCTGGTGCGCTTCGCACTGGATGACGCGCGCGCCGCGGGCCGCCGCATCCAGCCGTCTTGCACCTACGTCGCCGCGTGGATCCAGCGGCATCCGGAGTACCAGGACCTCGTGGCGGCCTGA